In the Burkholderia cenocepacia genome, one interval contains:
- a CDS encoding glutathione S-transferase family protein, producing the protein MSAASKPASPIRVYSFLLSGHAHRVRLFLSLLGLPSKTIDVDLAAGAQREPAFLALNPLGQVPVIDDGGTVIADSNAILVYLAKRYGDAHWLPDDPVGAAVVQRWLSYAAGPIASGPAAARLVTVFGAQLDPEAAKRTAAKVLDVIDRELAGKPFAAGAQPTIADIAAYTYIAHAPEGGVSLEPYPHVRAWLARIEALPGFVAMPTTRAGLLAA; encoded by the coding sequence ATGTCTGCCGCCAGCAAGCCCGCCTCGCCGATCCGCGTCTATTCGTTCCTGCTGTCCGGGCACGCGCACCGTGTCCGGTTGTTCCTGTCGCTGCTCGGGTTGCCGTCGAAGACCATCGACGTCGATCTCGCGGCCGGTGCGCAGCGCGAACCGGCGTTTCTCGCGTTGAATCCGCTCGGGCAGGTGCCGGTGATCGACGACGGCGGCACCGTGATCGCCGATTCGAACGCGATCCTCGTGTACCTCGCGAAGCGCTACGGCGACGCGCACTGGCTGCCCGACGACCCGGTCGGCGCGGCCGTCGTGCAGCGCTGGCTGTCGTACGCGGCCGGCCCGATCGCGTCGGGTCCGGCCGCCGCGCGGCTCGTGACCGTGTTCGGCGCCCAGCTCGACCCGGAAGCGGCCAAGCGTACGGCCGCGAAGGTGCTCGACGTGATCGATCGCGAACTGGCCGGCAAGCCCTTTGCGGCCGGCGCGCAGCCGACGATCGCGGACATCGCCGCGTACACGTACATCGCGCACGCACCGGAAGGCGGCGTGTCGCTCGAACCGTATCCGCACGTGCGCGCATGGCTGGCGCGTATCGAGGCGTTGCCGGGCTTCGTCGCGATGCCGACGACGCGCGCGGGTCTGCTCGCCGCTTGA
- a CDS encoding pyridoxamine 5'-phosphate oxidase family protein: MNAPTAVVPGWELDTAPFHAGELAVQQRAGVTDAASAAGRRGIRRFMPDQHRTFFAQLPFFVLGGVDAHGQPWATLRAGAPGFVTSPDARTLCIAAPARPGDPLAGAWQAGAPLGGLGIEFDTRRRNRVNGVVRAVDGDALTIAVEQSFGNCAKYIQGRKPTFVARDVAAAVAPDVSDTLSDADRALLAQADTFFVASANTSAEAGAARGADVSHRGGMPGFVRVDDAHTLTTPDFSGNRFFNTLGNLQHDPRAGLLFIDFDSGDVLYVAARAEIVWDGPVVASFDGAQRVVRFHVREVRRVRAVLPFRWSAVERAPQFAAMAMAVAAATATASGGAAATAGPAPSAVAPASAPAWRSLRIAKIVDAARAIRSFHFEPADGGALPAYEAGQHLTLRIALPGSDAPAIRSYTLSDAPGGTQYRITVKREGRVSAWLHDHAQAGMTLDAQMPRGRFTFDLASPRPAVLVSAGIGITPMIAMLRRALADDTPSRRIVFVHGAREAADRPFAAELARLAAADARLSLHWFDSRPQESTVARAGRIDIGQLKRVLSFDDYDFYLCGPSAFMRDLYDGLRALNVPDERIRFEAFGPSSVSRSATREAAAPAAASVPVVFRRTGCDAAWTPADGTLLEFAEGQRVAVPSECRAGSCGTCATRVLSGAVEYEQTPDAPVEPGCALLCVARPAQGATQPLVLDR; the protein is encoded by the coding sequence ATGAATGCGCCGACCGCCGTCGTACCGGGCTGGGAACTCGACACCGCGCCGTTTCATGCGGGCGAGCTTGCCGTGCAGCAGCGCGCGGGCGTGACGGACGCGGCGAGCGCGGCCGGCCGGCGCGGGATTCGGCGCTTCATGCCGGACCAGCACCGGACGTTTTTCGCGCAACTGCCGTTCTTCGTGCTCGGCGGCGTCGATGCGCACGGCCAGCCGTGGGCGACGCTGCGGGCCGGGGCGCCGGGTTTCGTCACGTCGCCGGACGCCCGCACGCTGTGCATCGCGGCGCCCGCGCGGCCGGGCGATCCGCTGGCAGGCGCGTGGCAGGCGGGCGCGCCGCTGGGCGGCCTCGGAATCGAATTCGATACGCGGCGGCGCAATCGTGTGAACGGCGTCGTGCGCGCGGTCGACGGCGATGCGCTGACGATCGCGGTCGAGCAGAGCTTCGGCAATTGCGCGAAGTACATCCAGGGCCGCAAGCCGACCTTCGTCGCGCGGGACGTCGCGGCCGCCGTCGCGCCGGACGTGTCGGACACGCTGAGCGATGCGGATCGCGCGCTGCTCGCGCAGGCCGATACGTTCTTCGTCGCGAGCGCGAACACGTCGGCGGAGGCGGGCGCCGCGCGCGGCGCGGACGTGTCGCATCGCGGCGGGATGCCGGGCTTCGTGCGTGTCGACGATGCGCATACGTTGACGACGCCCGATTTCAGCGGCAACCGGTTCTTCAATACGCTCGGCAACCTGCAGCACGATCCGCGCGCGGGGCTGCTGTTCATCGATTTCGACAGCGGCGATGTGCTGTATGTCGCCGCGCGCGCGGAAATCGTGTGGGACGGGCCGGTCGTCGCGTCGTTCGACGGCGCGCAGCGCGTCGTGCGGTTTCATGTGCGGGAAGTGCGGCGTGTGCGGGCGGTGCTGCCGTTCCGGTGGTCGGCGGTCGAGCGCGCGCCGCAGTTCGCGGCGATGGCGATGGCGGTGGCGGCGGCGACGGCGACGGCGTCGGGCGGGGCGGCGGCAACGGCCGGACCCGCGCCGTCCGCGGTCGCGCCTGCATCGGCACCCGCATGGCGGTCGCTGCGGATCGCGAAGATCGTCGACGCAGCCCGCGCGATCCGGTCGTTTCATTTCGAACCGGCGGATGGCGGCGCATTGCCCGCCTACGAAGCCGGTCAGCATCTGACGCTGCGCATCGCGCTGCCGGGCAGCGACGCGCCAGCGATTCGCAGCTACACGCTGTCCGATGCACCGGGCGGCACGCAGTACCGGATCACCGTGAAGCGTGAAGGGCGCGTATCGGCGTGGCTGCACGATCATGCGCAGGCCGGCATGACGCTCGATGCGCAGATGCCGCGCGGCCGCTTCACGTTCGATCTCGCGAGCCCGCGGCCGGCCGTGCTCGTGTCGGCCGGCATCGGCATCACGCCGATGATCGCGATGCTGCGGCGGGCACTGGCCGACGACACGCCGTCGCGCCGTATCGTGTTCGTGCATGGCGCACGCGAAGCTGCCGATCGGCCGTTCGCGGCGGAACTGGCGCGCCTCGCGGCCGCCGATGCACGCCTGTCGCTTCACTGGTTCGACAGTCGTCCTCAAGAAAGCACGGTGGCGCGGGCAGGCCGCATCGACATCGGGCAACTGAAGCGGGTCCTTTCATTCGACGACTACGATTTCTATCTGTGCGGGCCGTCGGCCTTCATGCGCGACCTGTACGACGGGCTGCGCGCGCTGAACGTGCCCGACGAGCGCATCCGTTTCGAGGCGTTCGGGCCGTCGAGCGTCTCGCGCAGCGCGACCCGCGAGGCTGCCGCGCCTGCGGCGGCAAGCGTGCCGGTCGTGTTCCGACGCACGGGGTGCGACGCCGCGTGGACGCCTGCCGACGGCACGCTGCTCGAATTCGCGGAAGGGCAGCGCGTGGCCGTGCCGTCCGAATGCCGCGCCGGTTCGTGCGGCACGTGCGCGACGCGCGTGCTGTCCGGCGCGGTGGAATACGAGCAAACGCCCGATGCGCCGGTCGAGCCCGGCTGCGCGCTGCTGTGCGTCGCGCGGCCCGCGCAAGGTGCGACGCAGCCGCTTGTGCTCGACCGCTGA
- a CDS encoding DUF2970 domain-containing protein yields MKLLGMVRLVLWSFFGVRNSKAHATDLANANFTLLPFVAILLALLVGAVIYGVVHLVVDPTVTMQGF; encoded by the coding sequence ATGAAACTGCTCGGCATGGTCCGTCTGGTCCTGTGGAGTTTCTTCGGCGTGCGCAACAGCAAGGCGCACGCGACCGATCTCGCGAACGCCAACTTCACGCTGCTGCCGTTCGTCGCGATCCTGCTTGCGCTGCTGGTCGGCGCGGTCATTTACGGCGTCGTGCATCTGGTCGTCGATCCAACCGTGACGATGCAGGGGTTCTGA